In Aspergillus oryzae RIB40 DNA, chromosome 6, one genomic interval encodes:
- a CDS encoding uncharacterized protein (Zn2+-binding protein Melusin/RAR1, contains CHORD domain): MSKCVHKGCGKVFTDPEEPCVYHPGPPVFHEGQKGWKCCKPRVLTFDEFLEIPPCTTGKHSTVDDTPVEPPKKTDPAAPEIVAPQPVTAPVADSGVPRPTYSPAIAPPSNAATPAPEESESDDPSLEIPANATCRRKGCGANYNSSVSREEEKCVHHPGQPIFHEGSKGWSCCKKRVLDFDDFLKIEGCKEKRGHLFVGKGKPAGEEKVESVRNDFYQTPHSVNVSLYLKKIDKNQAKVEFSEKSIDLDLPTTDNKRYKDTYQLFAPINPEKSQFKVLGTKMELTLSKADGTSWPVLRSDDKWSGERIQIGQAGRV; the protein is encoded by the exons ATGTCCAAGTGCGTCCACAAGGGTTGCGGGAAGGTCTTCACCGATCCCGAAGAGCCATGCGTCTATCATCCTGGACCACCTGTCTTCCATGAAGGTCAAAAGG GCTGGAAATGCTGCAAGCCCCGCGTTCTCACCTTCGATGAATTCCTCGAAATCCCACCCTGTACTACCGGCAAGCATTCGACTGTAGACGATACCCCAGTCGAACCCCCAAAGAAGACAGACCCAGCTGCACCTGAAATAGTTGCACCCCAGCCGGTAACTGCACCTGTCGCAGATAGCGGGGTACCACGGCCGACATACTCGCCCGCTATTGCCCCTCCGTCGAACGCAGCTACGCCCGCCCCCGAAGAATCAGAGTCCGACGACCCATCTCTTGAGATCCCGGCTAACGCCACATGCCGTCGGAAGGGATGCGGCGCCAACTACAACTCGTCCGTGTCgcgggaggaggagaaatgtGTCCATCATCCCGGACAGCCGATTTTCCATGAGGGCAGCAAGGGATGGTCATGCTGTAAGAAGAGGGTTCTGGATTTTGACGATTTCCTGAAGATCGAAGGCTgcaaggagaaaagggggcATCTTTTTGTCGGAAAGGGCAAGCCGGCtggtgaagagaaggtggaaagtGTTAG GAATGACTTTTACCAAACACCACACTCGGTCAATGTCTCGCTGTACCTTAAGAAGATCGATAAGAACCAGGCTAAGGTCGAGTTCTCCGAGAAGTCGATCGATCTGGACCTCCCCACTACCGATAACAAGCGGTACAAAGATACTTATCAGCTGTTTGCGCCGATTAATCCCGAAAAATCCCAATTCAAGGTGTTGGGCACTAAAATGGAATTGACGCTGTCCAAGGCTGATGGAACGAGCTGGCCAGTCTTGCGGAGCGATGATAAATGGAGTGGAGAGAGGATTCAAATCGGACAGGCTGGACGGGTCTGA
- a CDS encoding uncharacterized protein (predicted protein) has protein sequence MGSTSEPNGCPLTALRYIAQSYNHADSQASALRLVLTLNPHWEGPENNIEFVRFTDGITNTLLKIINRKPGLTEEQIDNEAVLMRAYGNHTEILIDRESKTDSGHTPFLLFAHCANAE, from the exons ATGGGTTCGACATCTGAGCCGAACGGTTGTCCTCTCACGGCGCTGCGCTACATCGCACAGTCATACAACCATGCCGATTCTCAAGCGTCTGCGCTGAGGTTGGTTTTGACCTTGAACCCTCACTGGGAAGGTCCAGAGAACAACATCGAATTCGTGCGCTTCACGGACGGTATAACTAATACT cttctcaaAATCATAAATCGCAAGCCTGGCTTGACCGAAGAACAAATAGACAACGAAGCTGTACTGATGAGAGCGTACGGTAACCATACAGAGATTCTTATAGACCGCGAAAGTAAGACAGACTCGGGACATACGccctttctcctttttgcCCATTGCGCCAATGCTGAGTAG